The following nucleotide sequence is from Labilithrix sp..
CGCTGAGCTACACCGCGGACGCGCAGCGCGCGTACAACGAGGCGCTCAAGGAGCTGCAGGACCACAACTACATCGAGAGCCAGGCGCTCTTCCGCGAGGTGAAGCGGAAGTACCACTACTCGAAGTACGCGAAGCTCGCCGAGCTCCGCATCGCCGACGCCGACTTCGAGCAGGAGAAGTTCGCGGAGGCGATCCGCGGCTATCGCCAGTTCGTCCACGACCACCGCTCCGACCCGGAGGAGGTCGCGTACGCGCGCTCGAAGATCGCGGAGGCGCAGTACAAGCAGATCAACGAGTCGTTCCTGCTCCCGAGCGCGGACGAGCGCGATCAGGCGATCATCCTCGACGCCTTCAAGGAGCTGAAGGGCTACGTCCACGACTACCCCTCCGCGCCCGAGACGGCGAAGATCAGAGAGCTCCTCGCCGAGGTGACGGGGCGCCTCATGCGCCACGAGCTCTACGTCGCGCGCTTCTACCTCAACCGCGACAACTTCCAGGCCGCCGTCTACCGCGTGCAGTACGCGATGCGGAACTTCGCGTCGGGCCCGTCGCTCCGCGATCCCGGCGAGGCGATCGACTCCGGCCTCGAGGCGGAGGCGCTGCTCCTCCTCGGCGAGGTCTACCTCAAGATGAAGAAGTACCCGGAGGCGCGCGAGCAGTTCGACATGATCCTCCGCGACTATCCGAAGAGCCCGCTCACGGTGCAAGCGCAGAACTACATCGCGTACATGCGCGAGCGCGGCGTGTGAGCCTGCGGGCCGCGGCCTTCGCGCTCGGTCTCTTCGCGAGCGGCCTCTTCACGAGCGGCGCCGCCTCCGCGCAAGACGAGCCGCCGCAGGTGGAGCTCCCCGCGAACCCGCCGCCTCCGACTCCGCCTCCGACTCCGCCGAAGCCCCGCCACCCCGCGCCCATCCCCATTCCACGCGCGGTGGAGGGCGAGCGCGCGCCGCCGTGCGAGCAGGCCTTCATCGAGCACGTCTACAAGGCGACGAAGCCGAGCGTCGTGCGCATCACGCGGCCGGACGGCGCGCTCGGCACCGGCTTCGTCTATCACTCGCGCCGGCACGTCGCGACCGCGCTCCACGTCGTCGACCTCGGGCGCGAGCTGAAGGTCGAGTTCCCGAACGGCAAGCAGGTGAAGGCGGAGGTCGTCGCGGTCGACGATCGCCACGACCTCGCGCTCCTCGAGCTCGCGGAGGCGACCGACGCGCCGCCGCTCGTCCCGCGCTACAGCGTCACGATCGGCTCGCCGATCCTCGCGATCGGGAACCCGTACGGCGACGTCGCGCGCTACGTCGACGAGCTCGAGGGCCTCCTCAACTTCAGCGTCTCGCAGGGCATCGTGAGCGCGAAGAGCGACGCGTTCATCCAGACCGACGCGGTCCTCTCCCCCGGCAACTCCGGCGGCCCGATGCTGACCTGCGACGGCCGCGTCGTCGGCGTCGCGGACAAGCTCCTCGAGTCGCGGATCGGCTTCGGCGTGCCGGTGACGCACCTGCAGAAGCTCGTCCCGCACGCCCGCGAGTCGACGTACCGCGGCCGCTGGATCCCGCGCGACGCCGCGCTCGGCCTCGCGGTGCTCGTCGACGCGAATTCGTACATCGGCTTCTACCTCGGCGGCAGCGTCGTCGGCTACGACCGCATCGCGCTCACGACCCGCCTCGGCCTCGCCTTCGCCGGGAAGGGCGACGTCTCCGACGTCCCGGGCCCCGTCACCGATCGCTCGATCCGCCGCATCTTCGGCGAGCTCACGATCGGCTACCGCATGCTTTTCCTTCCTTACGCGTTTCCAACCTATTTCACGCTCGCCGGCGGCGTCTTCGGCACCTTCGACCGCGGCGAGCAGACGCGCCTCACCCTCGCGACGACGCCGGAGGGCGCGCCTGCGCTGGCCTCGCAGACGATCGACATCCGCGGCGGCGGCGTCAAACCGCTCGCGACCGCGGTGCTCCACCTCGCCACCCTCGAGCTCTCCTACGGCTTCGCCCTCGACGTGCTGCGACCGAAGTTCTCGACGCACCAGGTGCTGGTGGGCCTATCGTTCTGAGAGCGCCGGCAGATCGGCGAAGAGGCGATCGACGTCGATGCTCGCGCCGGAGCGGAGGCGAAGCGTGCCGGTGGTCACGAGCTGCTGCGCCCATCCGCTCGCACCGCGCGTCCAGACCGCGAGCTCCTGCCGCTTGTGCGAGACGATGACGTACTCCTCGAGCGTCGGGATCTGCAGGTAGTCCTCGAGCTTCACGCCGCGGTCCTTCTTCTCGGTCGACTTGCTCGTCACTTCGACGAGGAGAGATGGATTCACGCGCGTTTCGGAGGCTTGGGGATGGACCGCTCCGCTGCAGTACACGGCCAGGTCGGGATAGTACGCGACCCATCCCTTTTGCGTCGTGTCGACGGCCAGCATCTGATCGGAGCGCTCGAGGAGACAGGGGCCGTCACCGAGCGAGGGACGGATCGCGTCGTGAACGCGCCCGCAAAGAACGTTGTGCCGGAGCGACGCACCCGCCATCGCGACGATCTCGCCGTCGATCAGCTCATGCTTCTTTTCAGCCTCGAGCTCGTAGCGAAGGTACGCCTCGAAGTCGACGCTCCAGTGCGACGGGTTGGCGACCATGTCGAGAAGATACCACGCGCTCCGTTGGTGCTAGGTTGCACGGGATGATCGAGATCGAGCCGGCCTCCATGAAGAGCTCCGGTCGATGCGCGTGCTGCGGCAAGACGAAGCGCACGGCGTGGGGGTTCGTCTACGAAGACGGCGGACCGCGCGCTTGTTACTTCGTCGAGTGGACGGAGGGCCACGCCGAGCGCACCGCGCGCTTCGACGTCGTGCTCGGCCGCTGGTCCGACGACACGACCGAGGCCGATCGCGACGCGGTCTCGCTCGAGTACCGCGCGCGCGCGAGCGGCCCGCGCTTCGCGCTCGCCGACGCGGCCGGCCGGCCCGCGGCGGAGGTGGGGCGCGCGACGAAGAAGGACGACGTGACCGGGACGAAGCTCGCGGAGGAGGCGCTCGCCCTCGCGACCGCGATCCTCGCGTCCGACACGCGCTTCAAGGAGCTCCAGTGAAAGAGCCCGCGGCCGAGGGCGCGCCGAGCGCGAAGACGATCCTCGTCGTCGACGACGAGAAGAACATCCGCCGCACGCTGCAGCTCGTGCTCGAGGGCGAGGGCTACAAGGTCGTGGGGGCGGAGACGGCGGAGCAGGCGCTCGAGATCCTCGCCTCCCCCACCCAGCCGGTCGACCTCGCGATCTTCGACGTGAAGCTCCCGCAGATGAGCGGGCTCGAGGCGCTCGAGCGCGTCCGCCGCGAGGAGGCGACGCGTGACCTCCCCATCGTCGTCATCAGCGGCCACGCGACCGTGAACGACGCGGTCCACGCGATCAAGCTCGGCGCGAGCGACTTCTTCGAGAAGCCGCTCGTCCGCGAGCGCGTGCTCGTGAGCGTGAAGAACGTCCTCGACGCGGCGCAGACGAAGCGCGCGCTCGAGACGATCTCGCGCGAGCAGCTCGCGAAGTACGAGATGATCGGCAAGAGCGCGCCGGTCCAGCGCCTCTTCCACGAGATCGAGAAGGTCGCGCCGACGCGCGCCTCGGTCCTCATCACCGGCGAGAGCGGCACCGGCAAGGAGCTCATCGCGCGCGCGATCCATCGCCTCTCGCCGCGCACCGACTCGCCGTTCATCAAGGTGAACTGCGCCGCGATCCCGCGCGAGCTCATCGAGAGCGAGCTCTTCGGCCACGAGAGGGGCGCCTTCACCGGCGCGCAGTCGAAGCGGCGCGGCTTCTTCGAGCAGGCCCACGGCGGCACGCTCTTCCTCGACGAGATCGGCGACATGGACCTCGTCGCGCAGGCGAAGGTCCTCCGCGCGCTCCAGTCCGGCGAGATCTCGCGCGTCGGGAGCGAGCACGTCATCCACGTCGACGTCCGCGTCCTCGCCGCGACGAACAAGGACCTCGCGAAGGGCGTCGAGAGCGGCAACTTCCGCGAGGACCTGTTCTTCCGCCTCAACGTGTTCCCGCTCCGGAGCCCGAGCCTGCGCGAGCGGGTCGAGGACATCCCGCTCCTCGCCCTCGCCTTCATGCAGGGCTTCGCGAAGGAGAACGGCACGAAGCCGAAGCCGATGGACGACGCCGTCATCAACGCCCTCGTCGCGCGCCGCTGGCCCGGCAACGTGCGCGAGCTCAAGAACGTCGTCGAGCGCATGGCCATCCTCAGCGGCGACCGCGTCACGATCGCGGACCTCCCCGAGGACCCGCACGAGTCCCCCTTCGGCGAAGACACCTCGACCCCGGAGGAGCCCGCCACGCACGAGGACGAGCCGGACGACGCCACGGAGTCCACCGCGCGCCCGCCGGTCCCCGGCCAGTACCTGACCCTCCGCGAGTACCGCGAGCAGACCGAGCGCAAGTACATCGTCGACACCCTGAAGCTCACCGGCTGGAACATCTCCCGCACCGCGGTGGTCCTCGGCGTCGAGCGCACGAACCTCCACAAGAAGATCCGCGGCTACCAGATCAAGCGCGGCGAGGGTTGAGTTGCCAGAGTCCGCTTCGCCGCGAGAACAACCCCGCAGGGTCGTGCTCGAGTCCTCGGGGCGAAACAACCCGCTCGACGACGACTTCTTTGCGACGATCGACAGCGATGCGAAGGCATATCTGCTCGGCTGGATCGCGAGCGACGGCTCGATCCACAAGAACGGGTCGATCTCGATCTACATCCATCAGAAGGACGCCTACGTCCTGGAGCAGCTACGCGACGCCGTGTGCCCAGCGCTGCCGATTCGGCCCAAGAAGGGCACTCTCCTGCGTGGCCTCTCGTTCTCGTCCAAGGCGATCGTTCGAGATGTGTGTCGGTGGCTCGGCATCACCCCCGGAAAGAAGGATGCCGTCGTCCGCTTTCCGGCGCTCCCCACCGACGCTCTCAAGTGGGCCTTCGTCCGCGGCTTCTTCGACGGCGACGGCTCTGTCTCCTCGCCCCGAGCGGGGAAGAAGAACGGAACGCCGTACCCGCGATGCACGATCGCCAGCACGTCCGAGAAGCTCCTCGAAGCGATCGAGACGTTCTGCGCGATTCCATGTCATCGCGGTCGCCGGCACATCGAGTGGGCCGGCAACAACGCGCTGGACTTCATGGCGCGCATCTACGAGGGAGCACCGACCGCGCTCGTTCGCAAGCGGAGTCTCTACGAGGACTGGGCGGCCTGGGTGCCGAGCTTGAGTGGGACCGGCGACCATGGACGCGAGCTCTCGTTCCGCTGGGTGAAGTGCCTCGACCAGGCTCGCGCTCCAACGAAGGCGCATGCCTCCGACTCCGGCTATGACCTGATGCTCCTCGAAGCGGGGCACCGCGTCGGCAAGGTCCAGTTCTTTCGGACGGGCGTGAAGATTCAGCCGTCCTACGGGTGGTACTTCGACCTCGTGCCTCGAAGCTCGATCTCGAAGACGGGCTACATGCTCGCCAACAGCATCGGCGTCATCGACCGGACCTACGTCGGTGAGGTCCTCGTCCCCCTCATCAAGGTCGACGAAAACGCGCGCGACCTCGAGCTGCCCGCACGCATCGTTCAAATCGTTCCGCGGCCGATTGTCCACGCCGCGTTCATCGAGGTCCCGTCCCTCGAAGAGAGCACGCGCGGAAGCGGTGGCTTCGGCTCGACGGGCGTGCGCTGAGAACCGACCACGACGCAGCTTCGCGCGGAGATGACCACACCACGCTCCCGTCGCGTACAAATCCGCGCCATTCTGCGTGGACGATTGCGTCCTGCGTGTGCGTCTCGGGTTAGTCTCCATTCGTGCACGGCGTTGCCGACGCTCAGATGACCCCGCGCGCGGTGGGTCGTTACGTGCTCTACGGAGAGCTCGCGTCCGGCGGTATGGCCACCGTCCACTTCGGACGGCTGAGCGGGCCGGTCGGGTTCTCGCGCACGGTCGCGATCAAGCGGCTGCACCCGCACTTCGCGAAGGACCCCGAGTTCGTCACGATGTTCCTCGACGAGGCGCGCCTCTGCGGGCGCATCCGTCACCCCAACGTCGTGCCGACGCTCGACGTCGTCACGGTGGATGGCGAGATCTTCATCGTCATGGAGTACGTCGCCGGCGAGGCGCTCTCCAAGCTCCTCCGCACCGCCGCGCAGAAGAACGTCCTCATGCCGCCGAAGGTGGCGGCCACGATCATGTCCTCCGTCCTCCACGGCCTCCACGCCGCGCACCAGACGAAGGACGAGCACGGCCGCGAGCTCGGCATCGTGCACCGTGACGTCTCCCCGCAGAACGTGCTCGTCGGCGCGGACGGCACCGCGCGCGTCCTCGACTTCGGCGTCGCCAAGGCGGCGGGCCGACTCCAGACCACGCGCGACGGGCAGGTCAAAGGCAAGATCGCGTACATGCCGCCGGAGCAGCTCTCCGGCGCGCCGGTGAACAAGCAAGTCGACATCTACGCCGCCGGCGTCGTGCTCTGGGAGATGCTCACCGGTCGCCGCCTCTTCGACGGCGAGACCGAGGCGATCGTCCTCGCGCGCGCGCTCGAAGGCACCGTCGATCCGCCGAGCTCCCACAACGCGT
It contains:
- a CDS encoding tetratricopeptide repeat protein, which gives rise to MFRPLRVVLVALAPAFVGGVAGCETPEARTSLSYTADAQRAYNEALKELQDHNYIESQALFREVKRKYHYSKYAKLAELRIADADFEQEKFAEAIRGYRQFVHDHRSDPEEVAYARSKIAEAQYKQINESFLLPSADERDQAIILDAFKELKGYVHDYPSAPETAKIRELLAEVTGRLMRHELYVARFYLNRDNFQAAVYRVQYAMRNFASGPSLRDPGEAIDSGLEAEALLLLGEVYLKMKKYPEAREQFDMILRDYPKSPLTVQAQNYIAYMRERGV
- a CDS encoding serine protease, giving the protein MSLRAAAFALGLFASGLFTSGAASAQDEPPQVELPANPPPPTPPPTPPKPRHPAPIPIPRAVEGERAPPCEQAFIEHVYKATKPSVVRITRPDGALGTGFVYHSRRHVATALHVVDLGRELKVEFPNGKQVKAEVVAVDDRHDLALLELAEATDAPPLVPRYSVTIGSPILAIGNPYGDVARYVDELEGLLNFSVSQGIVSAKSDAFIQTDAVLSPGNSGGPMLTCDGRVVGVADKLLESRIGFGVPVTHLQKLVPHARESTYRGRWIPRDAALGLAVLVDANSYIGFYLGGSVVGYDRIALTTRLGLAFAGKGDVSDVPGPVTDRSIRRIFGELTIGYRMLFLPYAFPTYFTLAGGVFGTFDRGEQTRLTLATTPEGAPALASQTIDIRGGGVKPLATAVLHLATLELSYGFALDVLRPKFSTHQVLVGLSF
- a CDS encoding Uma2 family endonuclease, which encodes MVANPSHWSVDFEAYLRYELEAEKKHELIDGEIVAMAGASLRHNVLCGRVHDAIRPSLGDGPCLLERSDQMLAVDTTQKGWVAYYPDLAVYCSGAVHPQASETRVNPSLLVEVTSKSTEKKDRGVKLEDYLQIPTLEEYVIVSHKRQELAVWTRGASGWAQQLVTTGTLRLRSGASIDVDRLFADLPALSER
- a CDS encoding sigma-54-dependent Fis family transcriptional regulator; translated protein: MRVLRQDEAHGVGVRLRRRRTARLLLRRVDGGPRRAHRALRRRARPLVRRHDRGRSRRGLARVPRARERPALRARRRGRPARGGGGARDEEGRRDRDEARGGGARPRDRDPRVRHALQGAPVKEPAAEGAPSAKTILVVDDEKNIRRTLQLVLEGEGYKVVGAETAEQALEILASPTQPVDLAIFDVKLPQMSGLEALERVRREEATRDLPIVVISGHATVNDAVHAIKLGASDFFEKPLVRERVLVSVKNVLDAAQTKRALETISREQLAKYEMIGKSAPVQRLFHEIEKVAPTRASVLITGESGTGKELIARAIHRLSPRTDSPFIKVNCAAIPRELIESELFGHERGAFTGAQSKRRGFFEQAHGGTLFLDEIGDMDLVAQAKVLRALQSGEISRVGSEHVIHVDVRVLAATNKDLAKGVESGNFREDLFFRLNVFPLRSPSLRERVEDIPLLALAFMQGFAKENGTKPKPMDDAVINALVARRWPGNVRELKNVVERMAILSGDRVTIADLPEDPHESPFGEDTSTPEEPATHEDEPDDATESTARPPVPGQYLTLREYREQTERKYIVDTLKLTGWNISRTAVVLGVERTNLHKKIRGYQIKRGEG
- a CDS encoding serine/threonine protein kinase, coding for MHGVADAQMTPRAVGRYVLYGELASGGMATVHFGRLSGPVGFSRTVAIKRLHPHFAKDPEFVTMFLDEARLCGRIRHPNVVPTLDVVTVDGEIFIVMEYVAGEALSKLLRTAAQKNVLMPPKVAATIMSSVLHGLHAAHQTKDEHGRELGIVHRDVSPQNVLVGADGTARVLDFGVAKAAGRLQTTRDGQVKGKIAYMPPEQLSGAPVNKQVDIYAAGVVLWEMLTGRRLFDGETEAIVLARALEGTVDPPSSHNAFLEPAIDGIVLRGLARDPEMRYATAREMALAIEQTIGLASPSEVGEWVEMVSGDELARRAQTISAIEVAALNAANEPPKISLSKQPLSEPHSQVSSISVSRPAVSMAPPKRTSPKLIVAAFALLASIGGTLGTIAMKNVLAGPHRGEVNQLASEPKRTIVFLSPPEKAARETPAPPAAPVVTFKPPPVITKPPPKPPAKSCDPPYSVDGNGHRVYNKPWCY